Proteins from a single region of Mumia flava:
- a CDS encoding pirin family protein, with translation MSNTELHPAETTCGTAQSPDVELLEPRLVPLGGPRAMTVRRTLPQRARSLIGAWCFVDHYGPDDVAQTGGMAVPGHPHTGLQTVTWLFSGEVDHRDTVGSSQRIRPGEVNLMTAGAGIAHSEFSTPETTMLQGVQLWIALPASARTGPPSFEHHVAEPVAYAEATVRTFVGSFAGTSSPVTTYTPTVAAEIVLPAGVAVTFEVDPAFEHGVLVDVGPVDVDGTLVDDAALAYRPTGRTTLRLTTAEQPARVVLIGGEPLGEQIVMWWNFVGRDHDEIVASRAAWMDQIAGAADGTPYGRFPSSWGDDVLPAPELPNARLRPRRQPPG, from the coding sequence GTGAGCAACACCGAGCTGCACCCGGCCGAGACCACCTGCGGGACCGCGCAGTCGCCGGACGTCGAGCTGCTCGAGCCGAGGCTGGTCCCGCTCGGCGGTCCGCGCGCGATGACGGTCCGGCGGACGCTCCCGCAGCGGGCCCGCTCCCTGATCGGCGCGTGGTGCTTCGTCGACCACTACGGACCCGACGACGTCGCGCAGACCGGCGGGATGGCGGTCCCCGGACACCCGCACACCGGGCTGCAGACCGTCACGTGGCTGTTCTCCGGCGAGGTGGACCATCGCGACACCGTCGGTTCGTCGCAGCGGATCCGGCCGGGTGAGGTCAACCTGATGACGGCCGGCGCGGGGATCGCGCACTCGGAGTTCTCCACCCCCGAGACAACGATGCTCCAAGGCGTGCAGCTGTGGATCGCGCTGCCCGCCTCCGCACGGACGGGGCCGCCGTCGTTCGAGCACCACGTCGCCGAGCCGGTGGCGTACGCCGAGGCGACGGTCCGGACCTTCGTCGGCTCGTTCGCCGGGACGAGCTCGCCCGTCACCACGTACACCCCCACCGTCGCCGCCGAGATCGTCCTGCCGGCCGGGGTCGCGGTGACCTTCGAGGTCGATCCGGCCTTCGAGCACGGGGTGCTGGTCGACGTCGGGCCCGTGGACGTGGACGGCACGCTGGTCGACGACGCCGCGCTCGCGTACCGCCCGACCGGCCGTACGACGCTGCGTCTCACGACCGCCGAGCAGCCGGCGCGGGTCGTGCTCATCGGTGGCGAGCCGCTGGGTGAGCAGATCGTGATGTGGTGGAACTTCGTCGGCCGCGACCACGACGAGATCGTCGCCTCCCGCGCGGCGTGGATGGACCAGATCGCCGGTGCCGCGGACGGCACCCCGTACGGCCGGTTCCCGTCGTCGTGGGGTGACGACGTGCTGCCGGCGCCCGAGCTGCCGAACGCCCGGCTGCGCCCGCGCCGGCAACCACCGGGGTGA
- a CDS encoding ABC transporter ATP-binding protein: MTDTTAGGRAIAARAIDLRKTYGRHESEVHALDGVSLDVYEGEFTAVMGPSGSGKSTLMHLLAALDSATSGTVVIGDTDLSTLGDKQLTRLRRDDVGFVFQAYNLVPTLTAKENILLPLSIAGRKPDAAWFDEVIDTVGLADRLDHRPNEMSGGQQQRVACARALVGRPRIVFADEPTGNLDSTSGAEVLRFLQHSVHELGQTIVMVTHDPVAASYTDRVVFLADGRVVDEVRDPDAEKVLERMAAIQTRVLGAGPEVA, translated from the coding sequence ATGACCGACACGACGGCCGGGGGCCGTGCGATCGCCGCCCGCGCGATCGACCTGCGCAAGACGTACGGCCGGCACGAGTCCGAGGTGCACGCGCTCGACGGGGTGAGCCTCGACGTGTACGAGGGGGAGTTCACCGCCGTCATGGGCCCCTCGGGCTCCGGCAAGTCGACCCTGATGCACCTGCTCGCGGCGCTCGACTCCGCGACCAGCGGCACCGTCGTGATCGGCGACACCGACCTGTCCACGCTCGGCGACAAGCAGCTGACGCGGCTGCGGCGCGACGACGTGGGGTTCGTGTTCCAGGCCTACAACCTGGTCCCGACCCTGACCGCGAAGGAGAACATCCTGCTGCCGCTGTCGATCGCGGGCCGCAAGCCGGATGCCGCCTGGTTCGACGAGGTGATCGACACGGTCGGGCTCGCCGACCGCCTCGACCACCGCCCGAACGAGATGTCCGGCGGTCAGCAGCAGCGGGTGGCGTGCGCGCGTGCCCTGGTCGGGCGTCCGCGGATCGTGTTCGCCGACGAGCCGACCGGCAACCTCGACTCGACGTCCGGTGCGGAGGTGCTCCGGTTCCTCCAGCACAGCGTGCACGAGCTGGGTCAGACGATCGTGATGGTCACCCACGACCCGGTGGCCGCGTCCTACACCGACCGGGTCGTCTTCCTCGCCGACGGCCGCGTCGTCGACGAGGTCCGTGACCCCGACGCGGAGAAGGTCCTGGAGCGGATGGCCGCGATCCAGACCCGCGTGCTCGGTGCCGGCCCCGAGGTCGCCTGA
- a CDS encoding ABC transporter permease: MLRVTLRNLVARKVRLLMSAFAIVLGIAFVAGTLIFTDTMNKSFEGIVNGSTPYVTVQPIGAGGWDSPVGESRTIPASVVDDLDALPEVARADGSVASQGLTLVGEDGKLVGGFGPPTLSFSYDDAPAMTGEPAVTVVDGRAPTADGEVALDEASAENGGYQIGDTVDLVSTGEPPRLEAELVGIVEFGGGSMAGASLVLWDSTYAQELFLDGADAYSTVALTPAEGVSQEELAEAARAVVPPGVVAVTGDDVAEQTEDLIGQILGFLTTILLVFAGIAIVVGTFLIVNTFSILVAQRSRELALLRALGASRRQVSRSVLLEALVVGVVGSTIGVLLGIGLAMLLSALFATFGLDVTDTPLQIQGRTWVVGYVVGIAVTLIAAYLPARRASRVPPVAAMRDDVALPESSIRVRMMIGAAMVVAGAGGIWLGVSGSGAWYVGGGALLVLIGVALMSPLLSHPVLAVLGGLFRPFGMVGRMSTQNAMRNPRRTAATASALMIGLALVTTMSILGSSVNASVDEGVRKEFTTDLLLSNPVGAPFSASIADQVREIDGVGEVAEIQFVYGQGDGFATTVVTSGDPQQILGMFEIDSDVSDIGPGEVAVMETVAESDGLAVGDTVTIPLASGPAELEVVGTYAESNVISGYLTSFDFVEQANVKREDSLVGVNAAEGVDPDTIEEPARDVVADLPTVIVQTQEEFIESQRDQVNQILMLINALLGLAIVIAALGIVNTLALSVIERTREVGLLRAVGMSRRQLRRMVRLEAVAIAVLGAVLGIAMGLVFGVVLQRVLEDEGVTELSIPYGTLVAYVLIAAVVGVLAAVIPAFRASRLNVLQAIATE, translated from the coding sequence ATGCTGCGCGTCACGCTGCGCAACCTCGTGGCGCGCAAGGTGCGCCTGCTGATGAGCGCGTTCGCGATCGTGCTCGGGATCGCGTTCGTGGCCGGCACGCTGATCTTCACCGACACGATGAACAAGTCGTTCGAGGGCATCGTCAACGGCTCCACCCCGTACGTCACGGTGCAGCCGATCGGCGCCGGCGGCTGGGACTCGCCGGTCGGTGAGTCGCGGACCATCCCGGCCTCGGTGGTCGACGACCTGGACGCGCTGCCCGAGGTCGCCCGCGCGGACGGCTCGGTGGCGAGCCAGGGACTGACCCTGGTCGGCGAGGACGGCAAGCTCGTCGGCGGGTTCGGCCCGCCCACGTTGTCGTTCAGCTACGACGACGCCCCGGCGATGACGGGCGAGCCCGCGGTGACGGTGGTCGACGGACGCGCGCCGACCGCGGACGGAGAGGTCGCCCTGGACGAGGCCAGCGCGGAGAACGGCGGCTACCAGATCGGCGACACCGTCGACCTCGTCTCCACCGGCGAGCCGCCGCGCCTGGAGGCCGAGCTGGTGGGGATCGTCGAGTTCGGCGGCGGCTCGATGGCCGGCGCCTCGCTGGTGCTGTGGGACTCCACGTACGCCCAGGAGCTGTTCCTCGACGGCGCCGACGCGTACAGCACGGTCGCCCTGACGCCGGCGGAGGGCGTGAGCCAGGAGGAGCTCGCGGAGGCCGCCCGCGCGGTGGTGCCGCCCGGTGTGGTGGCGGTGACGGGCGACGACGTGGCGGAGCAGACCGAGGACCTGATCGGTCAGATCCTCGGGTTCCTCACGACGATCCTGCTGGTCTTCGCCGGGATCGCGATCGTGGTCGGGACCTTCCTGATCGTGAACACCTTCTCGATCCTGGTCGCGCAGCGCAGCCGCGAGCTCGCGCTGCTCCGCGCTCTCGGTGCGTCGCGCCGTCAGGTGAGCCGGTCGGTGCTGCTCGAGGCGCTGGTGGTCGGCGTGGTCGGCTCGACGATCGGCGTGCTGCTCGGGATCGGGCTCGCGATGCTCCTCTCGGCTCTGTTCGCGACGTTCGGGCTGGACGTCACCGACACCCCGCTCCAGATCCAGGGACGCACGTGGGTCGTCGGGTACGTCGTCGGGATCGCCGTCACGCTGATCGCCGCGTACCTCCCCGCCCGCCGTGCCTCGCGCGTGCCGCCGGTGGCCGCGATGCGTGACGACGTGGCACTGCCGGAGTCGTCGATCCGGGTCCGGATGATGATCGGTGCCGCGATGGTCGTCGCCGGTGCCGGTGGGATCTGGCTCGGCGTGAGCGGGAGCGGCGCCTGGTACGTCGGGGGCGGCGCGCTGCTCGTGCTGATCGGGGTCGCGCTGATGAGCCCGCTGCTGAGCCACCCGGTGCTCGCCGTTCTCGGAGGCTTGTTCCGGCCGTTCGGGATGGTCGGGCGGATGTCGACCCAGAACGCCATGCGCAACCCCCGTCGTACGGCCGCGACCGCGTCCGCGCTGATGATCGGTCTCGCGCTGGTGACGACGATGAGCATCCTCGGCTCGTCGGTGAACGCCTCGGTCGACGAGGGGGTGCGCAAGGAGTTCACCACCGACCTCCTGCTGAGCAACCCGGTCGGCGCACCGTTCTCCGCGTCGATCGCCGACCAGGTCCGCGAGATCGACGGCGTCGGCGAGGTCGCCGAGATCCAGTTCGTCTACGGCCAGGGGGACGGGTTCGCGACCACGGTCGTGACCTCCGGTGACCCGCAGCAGATCCTCGGCATGTTCGAGATCGACTCCGACGTGTCCGACATCGGCCCGGGGGAGGTCGCGGTGATGGAGACGGTCGCGGAGTCCGACGGCCTCGCGGTCGGCGACACCGTCACGATCCCCCTGGCGTCGGGGCCGGCCGAGCTCGAGGTCGTGGGGACCTACGCCGAGTCCAACGTCATCTCCGGCTACCTCACGTCGTTCGACTTCGTCGAGCAGGCGAACGTGAAGCGGGAGGACTCGCTCGTCGGGGTGAACGCCGCCGAGGGGGTCGACCCGGACACGATCGAGGAGCCCGCCCGTGACGTCGTGGCCGACCTCCCGACGGTGATCGTGCAGACGCAGGAGGAGTTCATCGAGTCGCAGCGCGACCAGGTGAACCAGATCCTCATGCTGATCAACGCCCTGCTCGGCCTGGCGATCGTGATCGCCGCGCTCGGCATCGTGAACACCCTCGCGCTGTCGGTGATCGAGCGCACCCGCGAGGTGGGCCTGCTGCGGGCGGTGGGGATGAGCCGCCGCCAGCTGCGCCGCATGGTCCGGCTCGAGGCGGTCGCGATCGCCGTGCTCGGCGCCGTGCTCGGGATCGCGATGGGCCTGGTGTTCGGGGTCGTGCTGCAGCGCGTGCTCGAGGACGAGGGTGTGACCGAGCTGTCGATCCCGTACGGCACCCTGGTCGCGTACGTCCTGATCGCCGCGGTCGTCGGCGTGCTCGCGGCCGTGATCCCGGCCTTCCGCGCCTCTCGCCTCAACGTCCTGCAGGCGATCGCGACGGAGTGA
- a CDS encoding ZIP family metal transporter, whose amino-acid sequence MHVGTGGGMIAGVWMSLLWGALAASSLMLGALLGVVRPWSDAVVGSVLGFGAGALIASISFELFEEGYDTGASVALTVGLAAGAVVFYASDREVERIGGRSANGAAGLPLALGAFLDGIPEQAVLGIGLAGGGDVSIALLVAIFVSNLPEAIGSATDMRQAGSPTRDVLLLWGGVATLCALASVGGYLAAEATGEQFVAGVDGFAAGALLVMLVGAMIPEAQRKVHEKAGLAGVLGFALAAALALAG is encoded by the coding sequence GTGCACGTCGGGACGGGTGGCGGGATGATCGCGGGCGTGTGGATGTCGCTGCTGTGGGGTGCGCTCGCCGCGTCGTCGCTGATGCTCGGCGCGCTGCTCGGCGTCGTCCGACCGTGGAGCGACGCGGTGGTCGGCTCCGTCCTCGGATTCGGGGCGGGCGCGCTGATCGCCTCCATCTCCTTCGAGCTGTTCGAGGAGGGATACGACACCGGCGCGTCCGTGGCGCTGACCGTCGGTCTGGCCGCGGGTGCTGTGGTGTTCTACGCGTCCGACCGGGAGGTCGAGCGGATCGGCGGCCGGTCCGCGAACGGCGCCGCCGGCCTGCCGCTCGCTCTCGGCGCGTTCCTCGACGGGATCCCCGAGCAGGCCGTGCTCGGGATCGGACTCGCGGGCGGCGGCGACGTGAGCATCGCGCTCCTGGTCGCGATCTTCGTCTCCAACCTGCCCGAGGCGATCGGCTCAGCGACCGACATGCGGCAGGCGGGATCACCGACCCGCGACGTCCTGCTCCTGTGGGGTGGCGTGGCGACGCTCTGCGCGCTCGCATCGGTGGGTGGCTACCTGGCGGCCGAAGCGACCGGGGAGCAGTTCGTCGCCGGGGTCGACGGGTTCGCGGCAGGTGCGCTGCTCGTGATGCTGGTCGGCGCGATGATCCCCGAGGCACAGCGGAAGGTTCACGAGAAGGCCGGCCTCGCCGGAGTCCTCGGGTTCGCCCTCGCCGCCGCCCTGGCGCTCGCGGGGTGA
- the rpsF gene encoding 30S ribosomal protein S6, with the protein MRHYEVMVILDPDLDERTVAPSLDTFLNVVRQDGGTVDNVDIWGKRRLAYEINKRSEGIYAVVDLTATPTTVKELDRQLTLNESVMRTKVIRPEK; encoded by the coding sequence TTGCGTCACTACGAAGTCATGGTGATCCTCGATCCCGACCTCGACGAGCGTACGGTGGCCCCGAGCCTGGACACGTTCCTGAACGTGGTTCGCCAGGACGGCGGCACCGTGGACAACGTCGACATCTGGGGCAAGCGCCGTCTTGCGTACGAGATCAACAAGCGTTCCGAGGGGATCTACGCCGTGGTCGATCTGACCGCGACCCCGACGACCGTCAAGGAGCTCGATCGTCAGCTCACGCTGAACGAGTCCGTCATGCGTACGAAGGTCATCCGGCCCGAGAAGTGA
- a CDS encoding single-stranded DNA-binding protein — translation MAGETVITIVGNLVDEPELRFTPSGAAVANFRIASTPRTFDRQSGEWRDGDTLFLSCAVWRQAAENVAESLQKGMRVIVQGRLKSRSYDDREGNRRTVFEIDVDEVGPSLRSATAKVTKASRSGGGSYSGGGQQQAPANDPWSSPAPSGGAPSGGNAGNDPWASNQGSSDEPPF, via the coding sequence ATGGCAGGCGAGACCGTCATCACGATCGTCGGCAACCTCGTGGACGAGCCGGAGCTCCGGTTCACCCCCTCGGGTGCCGCGGTCGCCAACTTCCGCATCGCGTCGACGCCGCGGACGTTCGACCGTCAGTCGGGCGAGTGGCGCGACGGTGACACGCTCTTCCTGTCGTGCGCCGTGTGGCGTCAGGCGGCCGAGAACGTCGCCGAGTCCCTGCAGAAGGGCATGCGCGTCATCGTCCAGGGTCGGCTGAAGTCGCGGTCGTACGACGATCGCGAGGGCAACCGCCGCACCGTGTTCGAGATCGACGTCGACGAGGTCGGTCCGAGCCTGCGCAGCGCCACCGCGAAGGTCACGAAGGCCTCGCGCTCCGGTGGCGGCAGCTACTCCGGCGGCGGGCAGCAGCAGGCCCCGGCGAACGACCCGTGGTCGTCGCCGGCGCCGTCGGGAGGCGCCCCGTCGGGCGGCAACGCTGGCAATGATCCGTGGGCGAGCAACCAGGGAAGCTCGGACGAGCCTCCCTTCTGA
- the rpsR gene encoding 30S ribosomal protein S18 gives MATKPPVRKPKKKSNPLKAAKVTHIDYKDTALLRKFISDRGKIRARRVTGVSVQEQRKIAIAIKNAREVALLPYTSTGR, from the coding sequence ATGGCTACCAAGCCCCCTGTTCGCAAGCCGAAGAAGAAGAGCAACCCGCTCAAGGCTGCGAAGGTCACCCACATCGACTACAAGGACACCGCTCTGCTGCGGAAGTTCATCTCCGACCGCGGCAAGATCCGCGCGCGTCGCGTGACGGGCGTGTCCGTCCAGGAGCAGCGCAAGATCGCGATCGCGATCAAGAACGCCCGTGAGGTCGCGCTCCTCCCGTACACCTCCACCGGTCGCTGA